The Cohaesibacter intestini genome includes a window with the following:
- the rplJ gene encoding 50S ribosomal protein L10: MDRAEKQELVASLHETLNSAEVVVVAHYAGLTVAEMTALRSQARDAGVTVQVAKNRLVKLALQGTDAEPLADLFKGQTVIATSGDPVSAPKVASEFAKKNDKLVILGGAMGTTVLDTAGVNALATMPSLDELRGKIIGVIQAPATKVAQVLQAPGGQLARVFGAYAKKDEAA; the protein is encoded by the coding sequence TTGGATAGAGCGGAAAAGCAAGAGCTTGTCGCGTCCCTGCATGAAACGCTGAACAGCGCGGAAGTGGTGGTCGTTGCTCACTATGCTGGCCTCACCGTCGCCGAAATGACCGCGCTTCGTAGTCAAGCGCGTGATGCAGGTGTCACGGTGCAGGTTGCCAAGAACCGTCTTGTCAAGCTCGCTCTTCAAGGCACGGACGCTGAACCACTCGCTGACCTGTTCAAGGGTCAGACCGTTATCGCCACCTCTGGCGATCCGGTTTCAGCACCGAAGGTGGCCTCTGAATTCGCCAAGAAAAACGACAAACTCGTTATTCTGGGCGGTGCCATGGGAACCACCGTACTCGATACCGCGGGCGTGAATGCACTTGCAACCATGCCATCGCTGGACGAACTGCGCGGCAAAATCATCGGTGTCATTCAGGCACCGGCGACCAAAGTTGCTCAGGTTCTGCAGGCTCCGGGCGGACAGCTCGCGCGTGTATTCGGCGCATATGCCAAGAAGGACGAAGCGGCATAA
- a CDS encoding 3-oxoacyl-[acyl-carrier-protein] synthase III C-terminal domain-containing protein encodes MKFHAITHAVPELVIDNDQALMMFRDRNHGHFSEQDLDEMERKIRAGLELTGIKKRHITPPGLPVGHLVLDAARRAMQEADTAPEDIDLVLYVGIGRGWLEPAMASWVQHELGLTKATGFDILDACASWMRGLDTAQAFLEQGHFKRVLLVNSEAGMSAFANLSLTDTTMMEQAFAIFTVGEAATATILSNANPEKAHIRLRTFPEGFDWCLIPLSNAACYAPDTIGKLDPGRFYAASDKIVSTSIRRIVQTYRSDDHFNHGAYDIFFSHSASGKAIEIIAAQLGLPIEKYVSTHEEYGNTSSASIPLAMSLALEKGQLKRGDRALAVVGSAGVTIGLASFTF; translated from the coding sequence ATGAAATTCCACGCCATCACGCACGCTGTGCCCGAGCTGGTCATCGACAATGATCAGGCCCTGATGATGTTTCGTGACCGCAATCACGGCCACTTTTCCGAACAAGACCTTGATGAAATGGAGCGGAAAATTCGCGCGGGCCTTGAGTTGACCGGCATCAAGAAGCGTCATATCACGCCCCCCGGCCTGCCCGTCGGCCATCTCGTTCTGGATGCTGCCCGCCGCGCCATGCAGGAGGCGGACACAGCGCCCGAGGATATTGATCTGGTGCTCTATGTCGGCATCGGCCGTGGCTGGCTGGAGCCTGCCATGGCAAGCTGGGTTCAACATGAACTCGGACTGACCAAGGCAACCGGCTTTGACATTCTCGATGCCTGCGCCAGCTGGATGCGTGGCCTCGACACCGCCCAGGCCTTTCTGGAACAAGGTCATTTCAAAAGGGTGTTGCTGGTCAACAGCGAAGCAGGCATGAGCGCCTTCGCCAATCTTTCGCTCACCGACACAACAATGATGGAACAGGCCTTTGCCATTTTCACGGTCGGCGAAGCCGCCACCGCCACCATCCTGAGCAACGCAAATCCCGAAAAGGCACATATCCGCCTGCGCACATTTCCCGAAGGCTTTGATTGGTGCCTCATTCCCCTGAGCAATGCCGCCTGCTATGCCCCCGACACAATAGGGAAGCTCGATCCGGGTCGTTTCTATGCAGCATCAGACAAGATTGTCAGCACATCCATCCGCCGCATCGTTCAGACCTATCGCTCGGATGACCATTTCAATCATGGGGCCTATGACATTTTCTTCTCGCACTCCGCCAGTGGCAAGGCCATCGAGATCATTGCCGCGCAACTGGGTCTGCCAATCGAAAAATATGTCAGCACTCACGAAGAATACGGCAACACGTCCAGCGCCTCCATTCCTCTCGCCATGAGCCTTGCCTTGGAAAAGGGCCAGCTCAAACGAGGTGACCGCGCCCTCGCAGTGGTTGGCAGCGCAGGCGTGACCATCGGCCTTGCGAGTTTCACCTTCTAG
- a CDS encoding class I SAM-dependent methyltransferase — MASTAEVRSHYDTPAALFELFLDDHYLSYSAGQWQDHDDLETAQTRNLTAITHTIALDADKSVLDIGCGWGAFTCQCLEQATHAHYLGLTPSPAQIAYIKHRFPNHPALRETTWQSYAQNGQRFDALVALESTEHIASYKSRRDGTAIKEYRHFFQSCAELSKDHAPLYLQTSAVQRLPRTRAELKDWNFLLHAVFAGSALPDLPILEQASDGSHTITQCDWNAEDYIKTLQAWCKRLRSNEDTFIAKFGRRQYHFYQTYLESCIRLFDSGIANLLRLRLEKK; from the coding sequence ATGGCAAGCACAGCAGAAGTTCGCAGTCATTATGACACGCCAGCCGCCTTGTTCGAACTATTCCTGGACGATCACTATTTATCCTACAGCGCAGGACAATGGCAGGATCATGATGATCTTGAGACCGCTCAAACGCGCAATCTGACGGCAATCACGCACACCATAGCTCTGGACGCTGACAAATCCGTTTTGGATATCGGCTGTGGCTGGGGTGCCTTCACCTGCCAATGCCTCGAGCAGGCGACACACGCCCATTATCTTGGCCTGACACCCAGCCCCGCCCAGATCGCCTATATCAAGCACCGCTTTCCCAATCATCCCGCACTGCGGGAAACCACTTGGCAAAGCTACGCACAGAATGGTCAGCGCTTCGACGCACTGGTTGCTCTGGAATCAACCGAACATATTGCCTCCTACAAATCTCGTAGGGATGGCACGGCAATCAAGGAATACAGACACTTTTTCCAAAGCTGTGCCGAGCTGTCAAAGGATCACGCTCCCCTCTATCTTCAGACATCTGCCGTTCAACGCCTCCCGCGCACACGTGCCGAGTTGAAAGACTGGAACTTCTTACTGCACGCGGTCTTTGCCGGTTCGGCCCTTCCCGACCTGCCCATCCTGGAGCAGGCAAGCGACGGCAGCCACACCATCACCCAATGTGACTGGAATGCGGAGGATTATATCAAGACGCTGCAAGCATGGTGCAAACGCCTGAGAAGCAACGAAGATACCTTCATCGCCAAATTCGGGCGAAGGCAGTATCACTTTTATCAAACCTATCTGGAGAGCTGCATTCGACTGTTTGATAGCGGGATAGCCAACCTGCTACGCCTCCGGCTGGAAAAGAAATAG
- the nusG gene encoding transcription termination/antitermination protein NusG, with the protein MSKAKRWYIVHAYSNFEKKVADDIRLKAEQTGLADLFEEVLVPTEKFVEVRRGRKVESERKFFPGYVLVKMAMTDDAYHLIKNTPKVTGFLGSDNKPMPISNAEAERLLSQVEEGVDKPMPTISFEVGEQVRVSDGPFASFNGLVEEVDEERARLKVTVSIFGRATPVELEYNQVDKL; encoded by the coding sequence ATGTCAAAAGCAAAGCGTTGGTATATCGTTCACGCCTACTCGAATTTTGAAAAGAAAGTCGCCGACGACATTCGCCTCAAGGCGGAGCAGACCGGTTTGGCTGACCTTTTCGAGGAAGTGCTGGTTCCGACTGAAAAGTTCGTTGAAGTCCGGCGCGGCCGCAAGGTTGAATCCGAGCGCAAGTTTTTCCCGGGTTACGTTCTGGTGAAAATGGCGATGACGGATGATGCTTATCACCTGATCAAGAATACGCCGAAAGTTACCGGCTTTCTGGGATCCGACAACAAACCTATGCCAATCTCCAATGCTGAGGCTGAGCGTCTGTTGTCCCAGGTAGAGGAAGGTGTCGACAAGCCGATGCCAACCATCAGTTTCGAAGTGGGCGAGCAGGTTCGGGTTTCCGATGGCCCGTTTGCCTCCTTCAACGGGCTCGTGGAAGAAGTGGACGAAGAGCGTGCACGTCTGAAGGTGACCGTGTCGATCTTTGGTCGCGCGACGCCTGTCGAGCTCGAATATAATCAGGTCGACAAGCTCTGA
- the secE gene encoding preprotein translocase subunit SecE, with protein sequence MAKTNPFTFLQQVRSEAAKVTWPTQKETLVTTLMVFVMVALASLFFLLADQVMSFGVSYILGLGG encoded by the coding sequence ATGGCCAAGACCAATCCTTTTACCTTTTTGCAGCAAGTGCGTTCTGAAGCAGCCAAGGTTACATGGCCGACGCAGAAAGAGACTCTGGTTACCACCTTGATGGTTTTCGTGATGGTAGCACTTGCCTCTCTGTTCTTCTTGCTTGCTGACCAGGTGATGAGCTTTGGTGTGAGTTACATTCTGGGCTTGGGAGGATAA
- the rpoB gene encoding DNA-directed RNA polymerase subunit beta — protein sequence MAQTFSGRKKLRKYFGHIKEVAEMPNLIEVQKASYDQFLQVDEPASGRFDEGLQAVFSSVFPITDFSGTAQLEFVRYEFEAPKYDTEECRLRGMTYSAPLKLTLRLIVFEVDEDTGAKSVKDIKEQDVYMGDMPLMTDKGTFIVNGTERVIVSQMHRSPGVFFDHDKGKSHSSGKLLFAARIIPYRGSWLDIEFDAKDIVYARIDRRRKIPVSSLLYALGLDTEEILDTYYNAVNYQRSDNAWRVAFKGDEVKGTKPERDMVDAETGEVVFEGGKKLTARQIRKLVDGGLKFLKVEDEDLYGKYLSEDAVSYTTGEIFAEAGDEIDEKILATLKESGFEDVSVLNIDHVTVGAYIRNTLSVDKNSDRESALFDIYRVMRPGEPPTIETAEAMFQSLFFDAERYDLSAVGRVKMNMRMDLDVEDTVRILRKEDIVEVIRTLLDLRDGKGEIDDIDNLGNRRVRSVGELMENQYRIGLLRMERAIKERMSSIEIDTVMPQDLINAKPAAAAVREFFGSSQLSQFMDQNNPLSEITHKRRLSALGPGGLTRERAGFEVRDVHPTHYGRICPIETPEGPNIGLINSLATFARVNKYGFIESPYRKVKDGRVTGEVVYLSAMEEAKHYVAQANIELTAEGGFVDETVICRHAGDVMMVPVERVDFMDVSPKQLVSVAAALIPFLENDDANRALMGSNMQRQAVPLVRAEAPFVGTGMEPIVARDSGAAIAATRTGIVDQVDATRIVIRATEELDPSKSGVDIYRLAKFQRSNQSTCINQRPLVSVGDFVQKGEIIADGPSTDLGDLALGRNVLVAFMPWNGYNFEDSILLSERIVKEDVFTSVHIEEFEVMARDTKLGPEEITRDIPNVSEESLKNLDEAGITYIGAEVKPGDILVGKITPKGESPMTPEEKLLRAIFGEKASDVRDTSLRMPPGTFGTVVEVRVFNRHGIDKDERAMSIEREEIERLAKDRDDEQAILDRNVYGRLADMLNGHVGSTGPKGFKKDTTITHAEMAEYPRSQWWLFASEDEKLMGEVEALRNQYDDSRKRLEQRFIDKVEKLQRGDELPPGVMKMAKVFIAIKRKIQPGDKMAGRHGNKGVVSRIVPIEDMPYLEDGTHVDIVLNPLGVPSRMNVGQILETHLGWACAGMGRKIGKMYDEYRKSGNIEPLRLELDSVYHDNGKNLDVKEHDDDSVARMAEQLRKGVSIATPVFDGAHEPDVVEMLEKAGLHSSGQSTLFDGRTGDQFDRPVTVGYIYMLKLHHLVDDKIHGRSIGPYSLVTQQPLGGKAQFGGQRFGEMEVWALEAYGAAYTLQEMLTVKSDDVAGRTKVYEAIVRGDDTFEAGIPESFNVLVKEIRSLGLNMELEDSQRLLDLEPNDTPPADAAE from the coding sequence ATGGCTCAGACGTTTTCTGGTCGCAAAAAGCTAAGAAAATACTTTGGTCATATTAAAGAAGTGGCAGAAATGCCAAATCTTATCGAAGTACAGAAGGCTTCATATGACCAATTCCTGCAAGTAGATGAACCCGCCTCCGGACGCTTCGATGAGGGTCTTCAGGCGGTCTTTTCGTCTGTTTTCCCGATTACGGACTTCTCGGGAACGGCTCAGCTTGAGTTCGTGCGCTACGAATTTGAGGCTCCCAAATATGACACCGAGGAATGCCGCCTGCGCGGTATGACCTATTCGGCCCCACTGAAGCTGACCCTGCGTCTGATTGTCTTCGAAGTGGATGAGGATACCGGTGCCAAGTCTGTTAAAGACATCAAAGAACAAGATGTCTATATGGGCGACATGCCGCTCATGACGGACAAGGGTACCTTCATTGTCAATGGCACCGAGCGCGTGATTGTGTCTCAGATGCACCGTTCCCCGGGCGTCTTTTTCGATCATGACAAAGGCAAAAGCCATTCTTCGGGCAAGCTTCTGTTCGCTGCGCGCATCATTCCTTATCGTGGTTCCTGGCTCGACATCGAGTTTGATGCCAAGGATATCGTCTATGCCCGTATCGACCGTCGGCGCAAGATCCCGGTATCCAGCCTGCTTTATGCTCTTGGTCTCGACACCGAGGAAATTCTCGACACCTATTATAACGCCGTCAACTATCAGCGTAGTGACAATGCCTGGCGCGTCGCCTTCAAGGGCGATGAAGTCAAAGGCACCAAGCCAGAACGCGATATGGTGGATGCGGAAACCGGTGAAGTGGTCTTTGAAGGCGGCAAAAAGCTGACCGCCCGTCAAATCCGCAAACTGGTTGATGGTGGCCTGAAGTTCCTCAAGGTCGAGGACGAAGACCTGTATGGCAAGTACCTGTCTGAAGATGCTGTGTCCTACACCACTGGTGAGATCTTCGCCGAAGCGGGTGACGAGATTGACGAGAAAATCCTCGCAACTCTGAAAGAATCCGGTTTCGAGGACGTGTCTGTTCTGAATATCGACCACGTCACCGTTGGTGCATACATCCGCAACACTCTGTCGGTTGACAAGAACTCCGATCGTGAATCGGCTCTGTTTGACATCTACCGCGTGATGCGTCCGGGTGAACCGCCTACCATCGAAACCGCGGAAGCCATGTTCCAGTCGCTGTTCTTTGATGCAGAGCGCTATGATCTGTCCGCGGTTGGTCGCGTGAAGATGAATATGCGCATGGATCTGGATGTCGAAGACACCGTTCGTATTCTGCGTAAGGAAGACATTGTCGAAGTCATTCGTACTTTGCTTGATCTGCGTGATGGCAAGGGCGAGATTGACGACATCGATAACCTTGGGAACCGTCGTGTTCGTTCCGTTGGCGAATTGATGGAAAACCAATATCGTATCGGTCTGCTCCGCATGGAGCGTGCGATCAAGGAACGTATGTCCTCGATCGAGATCGATACCGTGATGCCTCAGGATCTGATCAACGCCAAGCCGGCTGCTGCTGCTGTGCGTGAATTCTTCGGCTCTTCGCAGCTGTCGCAGTTCATGGACCAGAACAACCCGCTGTCCGAGATCACTCACAAGCGTCGTCTCTCCGCGTTGGGCCCAGGTGGTTTGACCCGTGAGCGTGCGGGCTTTGAGGTTCGCGACGTGCATCCAACGCACTATGGTCGTATCTGCCCGATTGAAACGCCGGAAGGTCCGAACATTGGTCTGATCAACTCGCTGGCGACCTTTGCCCGTGTCAACAAATATGGCTTCATCGAGTCTCCTTACCGTAAGGTCAAGGATGGTCGCGTGACTGGCGAAGTGGTTTACCTCTCCGCCATGGAAGAAGCCAAGCACTATGTGGCACAGGCCAACATCGAACTGACCGCTGAAGGTGGCTTTGTTGACGAAACCGTCATCTGCCGTCACGCTGGCGATGTGATGATGGTGCCGGTTGAGCGCGTTGACTTTATGGACGTGTCGCCAAAACAGCTCGTATCGGTCGCAGCCGCGCTCATTCCGTTCCTCGAGAACGATGACGCCAACCGCGCACTGATGGGATCGAACATGCAGCGTCAGGCTGTGCCTCTGGTTCGTGCCGAAGCCCCATTCGTGGGGACGGGCATGGAGCCGATTGTGGCGCGCGATTCTGGTGCCGCGATTGCAGCCACTCGGACCGGTATTGTCGATCAGGTCGATGCGACCCGTATCGTTATCCGGGCAACCGAAGAGCTCGATCCGAGCAAGTCTGGCGTTGACATCTATCGTCTGGCCAAGTTCCAGCGTTCGAACCAGTCCACCTGCATCAACCAGCGTCCGCTGGTCTCCGTTGGTGACTTCGTTCAGAAGGGCGAGATCATCGCGGACGGTCCATCGACCGATCTAGGCGATCTGGCACTGGGTCGCAACGTGCTTGTGGCCTTCATGCCATGGAATGGTTACAACTTCGAGGATTCGATCCTGCTCTCCGAGCGTATCGTGAAAGAAGACGTCTTCACTTCGGTTCACATCGAAGAATTTGAAGTGATGGCCCGCGATACCAAGCTTGGCCCTGAAGAGATCACCCGTGATATTCCGAACGTATCGGAAGAATCGCTGAAAAATCTCGACGAGGCAGGCATCACCTATATTGGTGCGGAAGTGAAGCCGGGCGACATTCTCGTCGGCAAGATCACGCCGAAGGGTGAAAGCCCGATGACGCCGGAAGAAAAGCTTCTGCGTGCCATCTTCGGTGAGAAGGCTTCCGACGTGCGTGATACCTCCTTGCGCATGCCTCCGGGCACGTTCGGTACCGTTGTTGAGGTTCGCGTCTTTAACCGGCACGGCATCGACAAGGACGAGCGCGCGATGTCCATCGAGCGTGAAGAGATCGAACGTCTTGCAAAAGACCGTGACGATGAGCAAGCGATCCTGGATCGCAACGTCTATGGCCGTCTGGCTGACATGCTCAATGGTCACGTCGGCTCTACCGGTCCGAAAGGCTTCAAGAAGGACACCACCATTACCCATGCGGAAATGGCTGAGTATCCTCGTAGCCAGTGGTGGCTGTTTGCCTCCGAAGACGAAAAGCTGATGGGTGAAGTGGAAGCACTTCGCAACCAGTATGACGACAGCCGCAAGCGCCTCGAGCAGCGTTTCATCGACAAGGTCGAGAAGCTGCAGCGCGGGGACGAGCTGCCACCGGGCGTCATGAAAATGGCCAAGGTCTTTATCGCGATCAAGCGTAAGATCCAGCCAGGTGACAAAATGGCCGGTCGTCACGGCAACAAGGGTGTGGTTTCCCGCATCGTGCCTATCGAAGATATGCCATATCTGGAAGATGGTACCCATGTTGACATCGTGCTGAACCCTCTGGGCGTTCCGTCACGCATGAATGTCGGACAGATCCTTGAAACCCATCTGGGTTGGGCCTGTGCCGGTATGGGTCGCAAGATCGGCAAGATGTACGATGAGTATCGCAAATCGGGCAATATTGAGCCTTTGCGTTTGGAGCTTGACAGCGTCTACCATGACAATGGCAAGAATCTTGATGTCAAGGAGCATGACGACGACAGCGTTGCGCGGATGGCTGAGCAGCTGCGTAAAGGCGTATCCATCGCGACTCCGGTCTTCGATGGTGCCCATGAGCCTGATGTTGTGGAGATGCTTGAGAAAGCCGGGCTTCACAGTTCAGGGCAGTCGACCCTGTTTGATGGCCGTACCGGTGATCAGTTCGACCGTCCCGTGACGGTTGGCTACATCTACATGCTGAAGCTGCACCATCTGGTCGATGACAAGATCCACGGTCGTTCGATTGGCCCATACAGCCTCGTTACCCAGCAGCCGCTTGGTGGTAAGGCCCAGTTTGGTGGTCAGCGTTTCGGTGAGATGGAGGTCTGGGCGCTGGAAGCGTATGGCGCCGCCTACACCTTGCAGGAAATGCTCACCGTCAAGTCGGATGACGTGGCTGGCCGTACCAAGGTCTATGAAGCAATCGTTCGGGGGGATGATACCTTCGAAGCCGGTATTCCGGAAAGCTTCAACGTCCTTGTCAAGGAGATCCGGTCCCTTGGTCTGAATATGGAGTTGGAAGACAGCCAGCGCCTGCTCGATCTGGAACCGAACGATACGCCGCCTGCGGACGCTGCTGAATAA
- the rplA gene encoding 50S ribosomal protein L1: MAKLGKRVRAAREKIDANATYSLEEAVKAIKGAASAKFDETVEVSLNLGVDPRHADQMVRGVCQLPAGTGKTVKVAVFARGDKAEEAKAAGADIVGAEELVQEVQGGKINFDRCIATPDMMPLVGRLGKVLGPRGMMPNPKVGTVTPDVAQAVKDSKGGSVEFRVEKAGIIHGGVGKVSFEEAAIVENIKAFVAAVSKAKPSGAKGTYMKKLSLSSTMGPGVRVDLASVE, from the coding sequence ATGGCTAAACTAGGTAAACGTGTTCGCGCCGCGCGCGAAAAAATCGACGCCAACGCCACTTACTCCCTCGAGGAAGCGGTCAAGGCCATCAAGGGTGCTGCTAGTGCCAAGTTCGACGAGACCGTTGAGGTTTCCCTGAATCTTGGTGTTGACCCTCGCCATGCCGACCAGATGGTTCGTGGTGTGTGTCAGCTGCCAGCCGGTACTGGTAAAACCGTCAAGGTTGCTGTTTTTGCTCGTGGCGACAAAGCCGAAGAAGCAAAAGCTGCGGGCGCTGATATCGTTGGTGCAGAAGAGCTGGTACAGGAAGTGCAGGGCGGCAAAATCAACTTTGATCGCTGCATTGCTACCCCTGACATGATGCCTCTGGTTGGTCGTCTTGGTAAAGTGCTCGGCCCACGCGGCATGATGCCGAACCCAAAAGTTGGTACCGTTACCCCTGACGTTGCTCAGGCTGTGAAGGATTCCAAAGGTGGTTCTGTAGAATTCCGCGTTGAGAAAGCCGGTATCATTCATGGCGGCGTTGGCAAAGTAAGCTTCGAAGAAGCTGCCATTGTTGAAAATATCAAGGCATTTGTTGCTGCGGTTTCCAAAGCGAAGCCATCGGGCGCCAAAGGCACCTACATGAAAAAGCTGTCCCTGTCCTCCACAATGGGGCCAGGTGTACGCGTAGATCTTGCTTCTGTCGAATAA
- the rplL gene encoding 50S ribosomal protein L7/L12 — protein sequence MADLEKLVEELSTLTVMEAAELSTMLEEKWGVSAAAPVAVAAAAGPAAEAAEEKTEFDVVLASAGDKKINVIKEVRGITGLGLKEAKELVEGAPKAVKEGVDKAEAEELKAKLEAAGATVELK from the coding sequence ATGGCTGATCTTGAAAAGCTCGTAGAAGAACTCTCTACCCTCACCGTTATGGAAGCTGCTGAGCTGTCCACCATGCTTGAAGAGAAGTGGGGCGTTTCTGCTGCTGCTCCTGTTGCTGTTGCCGCTGCTGCTGGCCCAGCTGCTGAAGCTGCTGAAGAGAAAACCGAATTTGACGTAGTCCTGGCTTCTGCTGGCGACAAGAAAATCAACGTCATCAAAGAAGTTCGTGGCATCACCGGTCTTGGCCTCAAAGAAGCCAAAGAGCTGGTAGAAGGTGCTCCGAAAGCTGTCAAAGAAGGCGTAGACAAAGCAGAAGCAGAAGAGCTGAAAGCAAAGCTCGAAGCTGCTGGTGCTACCGTCGAACTGAAATAA
- a CDS encoding ribose-phosphate diphosphokinase, with the protein MRNDIRIIGGTAHPEFTTRICDHLGIRQCESRVVKFSNENILVQIMENVREADVFVIQPSSPPVSDGILELLITIDALKHASARRITAVIPYFPYSRSDKKDQPRISVTARLMADLLETAGADRVLTMDLHAPQVQGFFRFPVDQLKAEPLLCDYLKQTRNLDNYVLVAGDVGEAKEIGGYANRLNLPIAIVDKRRYGDDEKPRAVHMIGDVKGKHALIIDDEVASGGTLIEAAKFVLDRGALSVEAAVVHPVLSGQAVARIADSPIRSLVATDSLPILATEKTEKIEICTVSEMFAKAIESIHNGASVSDLFL; encoded by the coding sequence ATGCGCAACGACATTCGGATCATTGGGGGGACGGCTCATCCGGAGTTCACCACCAGAATATGCGACCATCTGGGTATTCGGCAATGCGAAAGCCGGGTGGTGAAATTCTCTAACGAGAATATTCTGGTTCAGATCATGGAGAATGTGCGAGAGGCGGATGTCTTTGTCATCCAGCCCTCCAGTCCACCGGTATCAGACGGAATCCTTGAGCTGCTGATCACCATCGATGCCTTGAAGCATGCGTCGGCCCGGCGCATCACGGCAGTTATTCCCTATTTCCCGTATTCCCGTTCTGACAAGAAGGATCAACCGCGTATCTCGGTGACAGCCCGTTTGATGGCTGATCTATTGGAGACGGCAGGGGCAGATCGGGTGTTGACGATGGATCTCCATGCGCCACAGGTGCAGGGTTTTTTCCGCTTTCCGGTGGATCAACTGAAGGCTGAACCTTTGCTGTGCGACTATCTCAAACAGACGCGGAATCTCGACAATTATGTTCTTGTGGCTGGCGATGTGGGGGAGGCGAAAGAGATTGGCGGTTATGCCAACCGTCTCAATCTGCCGATCGCCATCGTCGACAAGCGCCGCTATGGAGATGATGAAAAGCCGCGCGCCGTTCACATGATCGGCGATGTGAAGGGCAAACATGCCCTGATCATTGATGATGAGGTGGCGAGTGGCGGCACCTTGATCGAAGCGGCGAAATTTGTTCTGGATCGCGGTGCCTTGTCCGTTGAGGCGGCGGTGGTGCATCCGGTTCTGTCTGGTCAAGCCGTGGCGCGCATTGCCGATTCTCCCATTCGTTCTCTGGTGGCAACCGACAGTTTGCCCATTCTGGCGACCGAGAAGACCGAAAAGATAGAAATTTGCACCGTGTCAGAGATGTTTGCGAAGGCGATTGAGTCGATCCACAATGGGGCGTCTGTCTCGGATTTATTTCTCTGA
- the rplK gene encoding 50S ribosomal protein L11, whose product MAKKIQGYLKLQVPAGAANPSPPIGPALGQRGLNIMEFCKAFNAKTQEMEKNAPVPVIITIFQDKSFTFEMKTPPASYFLKKAAKVQKGSSAPGRDVGGKVTKDQVKEIAEAKMKDLNANDIEAAMLQIEGTARAMGFEVVG is encoded by the coding sequence ATGGCAAAGAAGATTCAAGGCTACCTGAAGCTGCAGGTGCCTGCTGGTGCGGCCAACCCGTCGCCGCCAATCGGTCCTGCTCTTGGTCAGCGCGGCCTGAACATCATGGAATTCTGCAAGGCGTTCAACGCCAAGACGCAGGAAATGGAAAAGAATGCACCGGTTCCGGTCATCATCACCATTTTCCAGGATAAATCCTTCACCTTCGAAATGAAGACGCCTCCTGCGTCCTATTTCCTGAAGAAGGCTGCAAAGGTACAGAAGGGTTCTTCTGCTCCGGGTCGCGACGTTGGTGGCAAGGTCACCAAGGATCAGGTCAAAGAAATCGCGGAAGCGAAAATGAAAGATCTGAACGCCAACGACATCGAAGCTGCGATGTTGCAGATTGAAGGCACCGCCCGCGCGATGGGCTTTGAGGTCGTGGGGTAA